Proteins encoded together in one Terriglobus saanensis SP1PR4 window:
- a CDS encoding TonB-dependent receptor, which translates to MKRVLRCLLLAAGLICANSRGLLAQVDQGAITGVVTDSSGAAVTGATVTLIATDTGLELQQTTDRSGIYTFAPVKIGRYSVKASAAGFALTTRENLVLNIQSRLSVNLSMKVGEQSETVTVSTAPPLLETQTGAIGQVVEAKVINETPLNGRNWVFIAQLTNGVTPSLGNTRGSGKGDFIANGQRATQNNFILDGVDNNTNLVDFLNGSTFVQRPPPDALAEFNVQTSNYSAEFGHSAGAVMNASIKSGTNAIHGNLWEYFRSDKMNAKDWNAQSVPRFHQNQFGGTIGFPILRDKLFYFGDVEANRLSIANVGIYSVPSALERQGNFSELLNPSISGFSQPIHLKQPKSNGTVDLGTPCGRAENVFCDGDADANALRILNLYPTANSGSTLLNNYVVNVPKLDNTVQFDHRVDWNLSPRDLLYGRFSYVHEIVKNQLPLGPVLDGSGYGGYIQSNLAENGMGSYTHTFSPSVVNEFRFGYNWGVFNFDTANGNNGTIASSLGFGNVPCLPGFCGLPLVQLQGSVGLSQFGSTGTSRESQNVYQILDNVSYTRGNHSMKFGVAFQNTRFYYTYADSPRGNFTFNGDFTKIPGTSLSSGVADFVAGIVSNAYITNAPPIHDQGWYNSSYGQDDWRVTPKFTVNIGLRWDFYQPYAESRDKQANFLVTGPVGVGTGSGVFQLPTSIQNTFALAPAFVSTLAASNVGVQYVSDNRLVSAQRTNFAPRLGFAYQFDPKAVIRGGIGIFYGGLESNGNGNLGANYPFNLSQNFPEPTCQPGNCTTSLPYTLETGLPTLTPTSSATAFPGFHSTDRNIQTPYTQNYSVSMQYSFTNDLVASIAYVGNESRHLTTYFAQNSATALYSSGTNTQPLLPYPTLGGIGATTYTGYSSYNSMQSKLEKRFSNGLNFLATYTWAHAMDNSSSSGGLSTAVGTRSYYLLGGPKAEYTNSSYDVRNRVTFNGHYELPWGHGRKYLNNNRFLDLAIGGWEISDTFTAQSGTPFGINTTGSNVSGASARAFMVADPYAATGAYNSSGGSVPCPTTVRNRDHWYNPCSFAEPFRTQTSGNLICAVGATVGTNGCAYPAGVTDPSLVLQFLGGKQNIVYGPGYWRNDVSLFKNFPIVKEHYVQFRADLFNVFNHPSWGNPSTQNNNPQAGGVITQPKNFGSNTPDARFIQLAAKYYF; encoded by the coding sequence GTGAAAAGAGTTTTGCGCTGCCTGCTGCTTGCGGCGGGTCTCATCTGCGCGAACTCAAGGGGCTTGCTGGCACAAGTCGATCAGGGCGCAATCACCGGTGTGGTGACAGATTCTTCGGGCGCTGCGGTGACGGGGGCGACTGTGACACTTATCGCTACAGATACCGGGTTGGAATTACAACAGACGACCGATCGATCGGGCATCTATACCTTTGCTCCGGTCAAGATTGGCAGGTACAGCGTCAAGGCATCCGCAGCGGGATTTGCGTTGACCACTCGCGAGAACCTTGTGCTCAATATTCAAAGCCGCTTGAGTGTGAATCTGAGCATGAAAGTCGGGGAGCAATCGGAGACGGTAACGGTTTCAACTGCGCCTCCTCTCCTGGAAACGCAGACAGGCGCGATCGGCCAGGTGGTTGAAGCGAAGGTGATTAATGAGACACCGTTGAACGGTCGTAACTGGGTCTTCATTGCGCAATTGACCAACGGCGTGACGCCTTCGCTCGGTAATACGCGAGGTTCCGGCAAAGGCGACTTTATTGCTAATGGCCAGCGTGCGACACAGAACAACTTCATCCTCGATGGCGTTGATAACAACACCAACCTTGTGGACTTTCTTAACGGATCCACGTTCGTGCAGCGACCGCCGCCGGATGCTCTGGCCGAGTTCAATGTACAAACGAGCAACTACAGTGCGGAGTTCGGCCACTCGGCTGGCGCAGTCATGAACGCCAGCATCAAGTCCGGAACGAATGCCATCCATGGCAATCTGTGGGAGTACTTTCGCAGCGACAAGATGAACGCCAAGGACTGGAACGCGCAATCCGTTCCGCGGTTCCATCAGAACCAGTTTGGAGGCACCATCGGTTTTCCTATCCTTCGCGACAAGCTCTTTTATTTTGGAGATGTAGAGGCGAATCGACTTAGTATTGCCAATGTAGGTATTTATTCGGTGCCCTCGGCGCTTGAGCGGCAAGGAAACTTTTCGGAGTTGCTCAACCCCTCCATCAGTGGCTTCAGCCAGCCGATTCATTTGAAGCAGCCGAAATCCAACGGGACGGTGGATCTGGGTACGCCGTGCGGCCGCGCGGAGAACGTCTTCTGCGATGGTGATGCCGATGCAAACGCGTTGCGCATTCTGAATCTGTATCCGACAGCGAACAGCGGGAGCACTCTTCTCAACAACTATGTTGTGAACGTGCCGAAGTTAGATAACACGGTACAGTTCGATCATCGCGTGGATTGGAACTTAAGCCCAAGAGACTTGCTCTACGGTCGCTTCAGCTACGTACATGAGATCGTCAAGAACCAGTTGCCTCTCGGCCCTGTGTTGGACGGTAGCGGATATGGCGGTTACATCCAATCCAACCTGGCGGAGAACGGAATGGGTTCCTACACGCATACATTCAGTCCGTCCGTGGTCAACGAATTTCGCTTTGGTTATAACTGGGGCGTCTTCAATTTCGATACTGCCAACGGCAACAATGGGACGATCGCGAGTTCGCTGGGTTTCGGCAATGTGCCTTGCCTTCCAGGATTTTGCGGTTTGCCACTTGTGCAGTTGCAGGGCTCGGTGGGACTTTCGCAGTTTGGCTCCACCGGTACTTCGCGCGAATCGCAGAACGTCTACCAGATCCTCGATAACGTTTCGTACACAAGAGGGAACCACTCCATGAAGTTCGGAGTTGCATTCCAGAACACTCGCTTTTACTACACCTATGCCGACAGTCCGCGCGGCAACTTCACTTTCAACGGTGACTTCACCAAGATTCCAGGAACCTCACTCAGTTCAGGTGTCGCTGACTTTGTTGCTGGTATCGTCTCGAACGCATACATTACCAATGCTCCGCCGATTCACGATCAGGGATGGTACAACTCGTCCTATGGTCAGGATGACTGGCGTGTTACGCCAAAGTTTACGGTCAATATTGGTCTGCGCTGGGACTTCTACCAGCCATATGCAGAATCACGAGACAAGCAGGCGAACTTTCTTGTGACGGGGCCCGTTGGTGTCGGTACCGGGAGCGGTGTCTTCCAGCTGCCGACCAGTATTCAGAACACCTTCGCGTTGGCTCCGGCATTTGTAAGTACTCTGGCGGCGAGTAATGTGGGGGTTCAGTATGTCAGCGATAACCGTTTGGTTTCGGCTCAGCGAACCAACTTTGCGCCACGCCTAGGCTTCGCGTACCAGTTCGACCCTAAAGCTGTGATTCGTGGTGGCATCGGTATCTTCTACGGAGGATTGGAAAGCAATGGAAACGGGAACCTTGGCGCAAACTATCCCTTTAACTTGTCGCAGAACTTTCCGGAGCCAACCTGCCAGCCTGGAAACTGCACAACAAGCCTCCCTTATACTCTGGAAACTGGGCTGCCAACGCTGACACCTACCTCGTCAGCAACGGCGTTTCCGGGCTTCCATTCCACAGATCGCAACATTCAGACACCCTATACGCAGAACTACAGCGTATCGATGCAGTACTCCTTCACTAATGATCTGGTCGCGTCGATCGCGTATGTAGGCAATGAGTCGCGTCACCTCACCACGTACTTTGCGCAGAACTCGGCAACGGCCCTGTATAGCAGCGGTACAAACACCCAACCGCTCCTTCCTTACCCCACGCTCGGCGGCATCGGTGCGACAACATATACCGGATATAGCAGCTATAACTCGATGCAGTCGAAGCTGGAAAAACGCTTCTCGAATGGGCTGAATTTCCTCGCTACCTATACCTGGGCGCACGCGATGGACAATTCAAGTTCCTCGGGAGGTCTGTCCACAGCGGTCGGAACCCGCTCTTACTACCTACTCGGCGGGCCCAAGGCAGAGTACACAAATTCATCCTATGACGTTCGCAATCGCGTGACCTTCAACGGTCACTACGAACTGCCCTGGGGACATGGCCGCAAATACCTCAACAACAATCGCTTTTTGGATCTGGCCATTGGCGGTTGGGAGATCAGTGACACCTTCACCGCGCAAAGCGGTACGCCATTTGGCATCAACACGACCGGCTCCAATGTCTCCGGCGCCAGCGCCAGGGCCTTCATGGTTGCGGATCCGTATGCAGCAACTGGCGCCTATAACTCCAGCGGTGGAAGCGTGCCTTGCCCTACAACGGTTCGTAATCGCGACCACTGGTATAACCCATGCTCTTTCGCCGAACCATTTCGCACGCAGACCTCGGGTAACCTCATATGTGCTGTCGGCGCCACGGTTGGTACCAATGGCTGCGCCTATCCGGCAGGAGTTACAGATCCCTCTCTTGTACTCCAGTTCCTCGGCGGCAAGCAGAATATCGTCTATGGCCCTGGATACTGGCGCAACGATGTATCGCTCTTCAAAAACTTCCCGATTGTGAAGGAGCATTACGTTCAGTTCCGAGCGGATCTTTTCAACGTTTTCAACCATCCTTCGTGGGGCAACCCGTCCACCCAAAACAACAACCCACAGGCAGGTGGCGTGATTACGCAGCCCAAAAACTTCGGGTCAAATACCCCGGATGCTCGATTTATTCAACTGGCGGCGAAGTATTACTTCTAA